A region from the Streptosporangium sp. NBC_01756 genome encodes:
- a CDS encoding ABC transporter permease, which produces MTVVTQAPPVTAAAPTPAGRRYGVRPGLVVPLLFLAFVAVAALAPKLLGGVDPLAADPLHALTAPGAGHWFGTDHLGRDVLARVVHGAGHSLGIGAAAILFATGAGTLLGVLAGLSPRYLDELLSRLFDVLATFPELLLALLVIAVTGPGTGNVILAIGLAQVPNYARVIRAQTFVVRRSGYVEQAVTFGLRRPVLVLRHVLPNVLGPLPVLASIGMGTAIIATSGLSFLGMGPQPPSPEWGSMLSEARNYLRVAWWTALFPGLAVTLTVISLTLVGRRLQRRFEGRHR; this is translated from the coding sequence ATGACCGTCGTCACCCAGGCGCCGCCGGTCACGGCCGCCGCCCCCACCCCCGCCGGGCGCCGGTACGGCGTGCGCCCCGGCCTGGTCGTTCCGCTGCTCTTCCTGGCCTTCGTCGCGGTCGCCGCCCTGGCCCCGAAGCTGCTGGGCGGCGTGGACCCGCTGGCCGCCGACCCGCTGCACGCGCTCACCGCACCGGGCGCCGGGCACTGGTTCGGCACCGACCATCTCGGCCGGGACGTACTGGCCCGGGTCGTCCACGGCGCCGGGCACTCGCTGGGCATCGGCGCGGCCGCGATCCTGTTCGCCACCGGGGCCGGCACCCTGCTGGGCGTGCTGGCCGGGCTGTCCCCCCGCTACCTCGACGAGCTGCTCAGCCGCCTGTTCGACGTGCTGGCCACCTTCCCCGAGCTGCTGCTGGCCCTGCTGGTCATCGCGGTCACCGGCCCCGGTACCGGCAACGTCATCCTCGCCATCGGCCTGGCCCAGGTGCCCAACTACGCCCGCGTGATCCGGGCCCAGACCTTCGTGGTCCGCCGGTCCGGCTACGTCGAGCAGGCGGTCACCTTCGGCCTGCGCCGCCCGGTCCTGGTCCTGCGCCACGTGCTGCCCAACGTCCTGGGCCCCCTGCCGGTGCTCGCCTCGATCGGCATGGGCACCGCCATCATCGCCACCTCGGGGCTCAGCTTCCTCGGCATGGGCCCGCAGCCGCCCAGCCCGGAATGGGGCTCCATGCTGTCGGAGGCGCGCAACTACCTGCGCGTCGCCTGGTGGACGGCGCTGTTCCCCGGCCTCGCCGTCACGCTGACCGTCATCAGCCTCACCCTGGTCGGGCGCCGCCTGCAGCGCCGTTTCGAAGGGAGACACCGGTGA